Proteins from a single region of Callithrix jacchus isolate 240 chromosome 12, calJac240_pri, whole genome shotgun sequence:
- the LOC108587771 gene encoding thioredoxin-like: protein MVKQIESKVAFQEALEAASEKLVVVNFSAMWYGPCKQIKPSSHSLSEKNSHMVFFEVHVDDCQDLASECEAKCMPTFHHRARSTFQFFKKGQKVGEFSGANKEKLEASINELV, encoded by the exons ATGGTGAAGCAGATTGAGAGTAAGGTTGCTTTTCAGGAAGCCTTGGAGGCTGCAAGTGAGAAACTTGTAGTAGTCAACTTCTCAGCCATGTGGTATGGGCCTTGCAAACAGATCAAGCCTTCCTCTCATTCCCTCTCTGAAAAGAATTCCCACATGGTATTCTTTGAAGTACACGTGGATGACTGTCAGGATCTGGCTTCAGAATGTGAAGCCAAATGCATGCCAaccttcca ccaccgcgcccggtccacCTTCCAGTTTTTTAAGAAGGGACAAAAGGTGGGTGAATTTTCTGGAGCTAATAAGGAAAAGCTTGAAGCCAGCATTAATGAATTAGTCTAA